TATTTAATTGTTCCCCTGAatttatttgatattgagatgaaACGGCTGCATCAGACCTTTAAAGAAAGATATTTTGAAGGCAGGAAAGCCCATCCACTGCCTGCTGATACAGTGGTCCAGTATATGGATGGAGATTGTCACACACCCCTCTCGCGGAGGTACTTGGCCATGTCACACACCTTCTTGTTGACTATGCCGCCATGCACCCCTCGTTTTCCCATCACAAACACCAGAGCCTTGGTCGTCGGGGCAACCGTGAGAGCCAAGCTCTCGCTGCCTTTGGTCCGGATGTCAATGAATAGGATCTCTGTCTCAGGACCTGTCATATGGTCTCGTATCACTGCCATCTTCCGACCTCCAACGCTGACCCCCTCCTGCAGGAGACTTCCTCTGTCTTTGCCCACCAGAGCCTCCACCTCCGGTGGGCAGATGGCAGCCAGGACACCTCCAGGCTTGGAGGCCCACACGGCCTTGTTGTCGTACAGGCCAACGATGGCTACGTCCTCCACAAACTTCTCCTTCAGAGTGGCTTTGATATAGTCCCTCCACTCTGCCATCGTTGTTCAATCAAGCAGCTGACAGATGGGTTGTTTGTTGACAGTTGTTTTGACTGTTCAGCTGTATCTGGCTTTGTCGTGTTGACAGTACAAAAGCAAAGCTTGATTGCTAGCAAAATGTCTAATTCTGTGTTACCATAGCGATAGAATCTTTTGATAAAGGAATTTCCATAGCAACCTGTATGCAGATCAAAGCCTACGGCTAATGAAAGATGCTGTGGCTGACTAATGTCTATTTTTGCAACAACATCATCCTTGGCCACATGGTGCTGAAGCCAACCTGTGTGGCCAACAGATGGCAGTATTGGAGAGGATGAAAATGAAGTCATGCTTCTGTGATTTGAATCATTGATATGCAGGGAGAGACTTTGGTTGTGACACATAATCAGAAGCGGAACCATCACAAGATTAGCCTCTTAAATCATGTGTGAAGCCTGGCAAGCCTTCATGGTGATGACTCCGTAGGAGATGCAAAACTACCTCATCACCTGTTCCCTACCCTACACAGTCCTCTAGTCTAAGCCTCATCCCACATCAATTTATTGAACAGTCCATTCTACCATATGAAAGTGGGTTTTACTTCATTTGAAGGGAAATGGGTAGAGCTATTTTTCCAGTCTGCCTTCTCCAAATTGAGGTGATTGTGTTGTGTACAGAAGAGAGACAGGTTTTGATTTGAACGTTTCGGCCTACTGTTGGTGACTCGGCACGATTCTTTTCCCCGATATGTGTTCGAATGGTGGTGATGTCACGCCTCTCAGCAAGGAATGGTTGTCGTGATGACCTTCCCCTGTTGGCCCCTTCACTTCATCCATCTCTGTCTTCCTCAACAGGCTGAAGCGCAGACAGACTGTCTAACTGTTGAGATGTTTGAAGCCACAGATGCCTGTAGAACAACAAACACTCCCCCCACTTGAGCCGCCACCAATGCGAAAGAGACAAAACTTTAACTTTGCTGGAGTACTGAAAACACATCATAATGAGAGGTTTTGAAACATTACAGGGTGTGTTGTAACACCACTTAAATCAAGTGTTGTGCAACACCTTGCCAGGGACTGGGAGCCCTACCGGAAAGGTTGAAAACATTATTTTAGTGTTTCGAGTTCTGTTTCCGGTAGAATTAGATACCTTCACTtttggtgttgtttcctctttcTAAAGCTTCTAAACACTATTATGGTGTTTCGAATCCTGTCCAGTGCAGAATTAGATCACTTCTTCAGGAGTATGTTCATATTTAACACTGATTTATGTATCTGATCATTTGCCAGTTTAACCCGTTTTGGCAGgcattgttgagcacagtgctcaaTCCACCATCAGGGATTGTATAGCCAGCACTGCAGGATACTGTATTTGCCTCTACCATTAAAAGCTGGATATGTGGGAATGGGTCATCTCATCTTTCGAGCGTAATTTTGCCTGACTGTTTTGATATCCATTCAACATGATCCATTACACCTCAtaacaacccactgggcacaccacgtcatttcaacgtggataatttggtaatatttggttgagacattgatcaatgagattacaa
This window of the Oncorhynchus keta strain PuntledgeMale-10-30-2019 chromosome 4, Oket_V2, whole genome shotgun sequence genome carries:
- the LOC118383640 gene encoding profilin-3-like, which translates into the protein MAEWRDYIKATLKEKFVEDVAIVGLYDNKAVWASKPGGVLAAICPPEVEALVGKDRGSLLQEGVSVGGRKMAVIRDHMTGPETEILFIDIRTKGSESLALTVAPTTKALVFVMGKRGVHGGIVNKKVCDMAKYLRERGV